A section of the Papio anubis isolate 15944 chromosome 4, Panubis1.0, whole genome shotgun sequence genome encodes:
- the LOC101017986 gene encoding keratin-associated protein 11-1, with protein MSFNCSTRNCSSRPIGGRCTGPVTQVTTTSTTDADCLGGIYLPSSFQTGSWLLDHCQETCCGPTACQPTCYQRTSCVSNPCQVTCSRQTTCVSNPCSTTCSRPLTFVSSGCQPLGGISSVCQPVGGVSTVCQPACGVSRTYQQSCVSSCRRTC; from the coding sequence ATGTCCTTCAACTGCTCCACAAGAAATTGCTCTTCCAGGCCCATTGGAGGACGCTGCACTGGTCCAGTGACCCAAGTTACCACGACTTCCACCACTGATGCTGACTGCCTGGGCGGCATCTATTTGCCCAGCTCCTTCCAAACTGGCTCTTGGCTCCTGGACCACTGTCAGGAGACCTGCTGCGGGCCCACTGCTTGCCAGCCAACCTGTTACCAGCGAACTTCATGTGTCTCCAACCCTTGCCAGGTGACCTGCTCTCGACAAACTACCTGTGTTTCCAACCCCTGCTCAACTACCTGCAGCCGACCGCTCACCTTTGTCTCTAGTGGATGTCAACCCCTGGGAGGTATCTCCAGTGTCTGCCAACCAGTGGGAGGAGTCTCTACTGTCTGCCAGCCAGCCTGTGGGGTCTCCAGGACGTACCAGCAGTCCTGTGTGTCCAGCTGCCGAAGAACCTGCTAA